From Triticum urartu cultivar G1812 chromosome 2, Tu2.1, whole genome shotgun sequence, a single genomic window includes:
- the LOC125535236 gene encoding ruBisCO large subunit-binding protein subunit alpha, chloroplastic yields MASANAISTASLLRSFSSQGRLRRSKNGRSSRLVVRADAKEIAFDQKSRAALQAGVEKLASAVGVTLGPRGRNVVLDEYGNPKVVNDGVTIARAIELANPMENAGAALIREVASKTNDSAGDGTTTACVLAREIIKLGILSVTSGANPVSLKKGIDKTVQGLIEELERKARPVKGSGDIKAVASISAGNDELIGAMIADAIDKVGPDGVLSIESSSSFETTVDVEEGMEIDRGYISPQFVTNLEKSIVEFENARVLITDQKITSIKEIIPLLEQTTQLRCPLFIVAEDITGEALATLVVNKLRGIINVAAIKAPSFGERRKAVLQDIAIVTGAEYLAKDLGLLVENATVDQLGTARKITIHQTTTTLIADAASKDEIQARVAQLKKELSETDSIYDSEKLAERIAKLSGGVAVIKVGATTETELEDRQLRIEDAKNATFAAIEEGIVPGGGAAYVHLSTYVPAIKETIEDHDERLGADIIQKALQAPASLIANNAGVEGEVVIEKIKESEWEMGYNAMTDKYENLIESGVIDPAKVTRCALQNAASVSGMVLTTQAIVVEKPKPKPKVAEPAEGQLSV; encoded by the exons ATGGCGTCGGCCAACGCCATCTCCACCGCCTCCCTCCTCCGCTCCTTCTCCTCCCAG GGGAGGCTGAGGAGGTCCAAGAACGGCCGCTCGTCGCGGCTGGTGGTGCGCGCGGACGCCAAGGAAATCGCCTTCGACCAGAAGTCCCGCGCCGCGCTCCAGGCCGGCGTCGAGAAGCTCGCCAGCGCCGTCGGCGTCACCCTCGGCCCGCGAG GGAGGAACGTAGTGCTGGATGAGTATGGCAACCCCAAAGTGGTGAACGATGGTGTTACCATCGCCCGTGCTATTGAGCTAGCTAACCCAATGGAAAATGCCGGTGCAGCTCTGATTCGTGAG GTTGCTAGTAAGACCAATGATTCTGCTGGTGATGGGACTACGACTGCTTGTGTCCTTGCTCGAGAAATCATCAAGCTGGGTATTTTGAGTGTAACTTCTGGTGCAAACCCTGTATCGCTTAAGAAAGGAATAGACAAAACTGTCCAGGGTCTGATCGAAGAGCTTGAAAGGAAAGCTAGACCAGTTAAGGGCAGTGGTGATATCAAAG CTGTTGCCTCTATCTCTGCTGGTAACGATGAACTTATTGGAGCCATGATTGCTGATGCCATTGACAAAGTGGGCCCAGATGGTGTCCTTTCGATCGAGTCGTCTTCATCTTTTGAGACTActgttgatgttgaagaaggGATGGAG ATTGACCGAGGCTACATTTCCCCTCAATTTGTGACAAACCTTGAGAAATCTATTGTGGAGTTTGAGAATGCTAGAGTTCTTATAACTGATCAGAAGATCACAAGCATAAAGGAAATCATTCCACTTCTGGAGCAGACTACACAGTTGAGATGCCCGCTGTTTATTGTAGCTGAGGATATTACTGGTGAAGCTTTGGCAACTCTTGTTGTTAACAAGCTCAGAGGTATTATTAATGTTGCGGCAATCAAAGCCCCAAGTTTCGGTGAGCGGCGGAAGGCTGTCCTTCAGGATATTGCCATCGTGACAG GCGCTGAGTACCTAGCGAAGGATCTTGGTCTGTTGGTTGAGAATGCGACAGTAGACCAACTTGGGACAGCAAGGAAAATCACAATCCATCAGACTACAACAACCCTCATAGCAGATGCGGCTAGCAAAGACGAGATCCAGGCCAGGGTTGCACAGCTAAAGAAGGAGCTTTCTGAAACTGATTCCATCTATGATTCTGAGAAGCTGGCTGAGAGGATTGCCAAGCTTTCTGGTGGTGTGGCCGTCATCAAGGTTGGAGCAACAACCGAGACAGAGCTCGAGGACCGTCAGCTTCGGATCGAGGACGCAAAGAATGCCACTTTCGCAGCCATCGAGGAGGGCATTGTTCCCGGTGGTGGTGCGGCGTATGTGCACCTGTCTACTTACGTCCCCGCGATCAAAGAAACCATCGAAGACCATGATGAGCGCCTTGGTGCTGACATCATTCAGAAG GCATTGCAAGCACCGGCGTCGCTGATTGCCAACAACGCCGGAGTGGAAGGGGAGGTTGTGATCGAGAAGATCAAGGAGAGCGAGTGGGAGATGGGTTACAACGCGATGACCGACAAGTACGAGAACCTGATCGAGTCCGGCGTCATCGACCCCGCCAAGGTGACGAGATGCGCGCTCCAGAACGCCGCCTCGGTGTCCGGAATGGTCCTCACCACGCAAGCCATCGTCGTCGAGAAGCCCAAGCCCAAGCCTAAGGTCGCCGAGCCAGCGGAGGGGCAGCTCTCCGTCTGA
- the LOC125534780 gene encoding uncharacterized protein LOC125534780: MVNMWADPASATADELGLVVIAVRIAGATAKATGDRIARLQAAETSPRRRLVLEQCAKDYALTVRRLGRAARDLAAGGDEDMLTEAATLLEQVRGTPVRCDKAFLFRAGERTPLTDADHELNGVSWLALKILRHCLNNGAK, translated from the exons ATGGTTAATATGTG GGCGGACCCGGCGAGTGCGACGGCCGACGAGCTCGGCCTCGTCGTCATCGCGGTGAGGATCGCCGGGGCGACCGCCAAGGCCACCGGCGACCGCATCGCCCGGCTGCAGGCCGCCGAGACGTCGCCCCGGCGGCGGCTGGTTCTGGAACAGTGCGCCAAGGACTACGCCTTGACCGTGCGCCGGCTGGGGCGCGCCGCCAGGGACTTGGCCGCAGGCGGGGACGAGGACATGCTGACGGAGGCGGCCACCCTGCTGGAGCAGGTTCGTGGCACGCCGGTGCGCTGCGACAAGGCGTTCCTCTTCCGGGCCGGCGAGAGGACGCCGCTGACCGACGCAGACCACGAGCTCAACGGCGTGAGCTGGCTGGCGTTGAAAATCTTGCGGCACTGCTTAAACAACGGGGCAAAATGA
- the LOC125540722 gene encoding defensin Tk-AMP-D1.1-like, giving the protein MESSHKLFQAIAILLLLLVATEVVPAQARECETESERFNGLCFVSANCAGVCGAEGFTGGKCSGLKRSCMCTKEC; this is encoded by the exons ATGGAGTCATCACACAAGCTTTTCCAGGCCATTGCCATCCTCCTCCTGCTCCTCGTCGCCACCG AGGTGGTGCCAGCGCAGGCACGAGAGTGTGAGACAGAGAGCGAGCGGTTCAACGGGCTGTGCTTCGTGTCCGCAAACTGCGCCGGTGTGTGCGGTGCGGAGGGGTTCACCGGCGGCAAGTGCTCCGGCTTGAAGAGGAGCTGCATGTGCACGAAGGAGTGCTAG